A genomic segment from Methanoplanus limicola DSM 2279 encodes:
- a CDS encoding protein translocase subunit SecF has protein sequence MGKFTYDINRYEPKQMVALPAGLFIISVLFLAFNFFTTGMPIEPGIDFAGGISVTVFSDDSKEDIESYFSGYPLQSVGESINNGYYIVFQNMGDDEFRDLTDHVISKYPEAKIDQIGETFGKTLQEQALWAVIISFILMAIVIFAAFRNFVPSVAVVISALSDIIITAAIMDVVGITLSLGTTAALLMLIGYSVDSDVLLTTRLLKRKGKLEEKMSGAFRTGIIMTSTTFTAVFAMFIVSAIGNVVIIRDISAVLLIGLAVDVMNTWMLNAGLLKWYMTRGGRK, from the coding sequence ATGGGTAAGTTTACCTACGATATTAACAGGTATGAACCAAAGCAGATGGTTGCACTCCCTGCGGGTCTGTTTATTATATCTGTTCTTTTTCTGGCATTCAATTTTTTTACTACCGGAATGCCGATAGAACCGGGTATTGATTTTGCAGGAGGTATTTCAGTGACCGTCTTCTCTGATGACTCAAAGGAGGATATTGAGAGTTATTTCTCAGGTTATCCGCTCCAGAGTGTCGGGGAAAGCATAAACAATGGTTATTACATCGTCTTTCAGAATATGGGGGATGATGAGTTCAGGGATTTGACTGATCATGTCATCTCAAAATACCCTGAGGCAAAGATCGATCAGATCGGTGAAACATTCGGAAAAACATTGCAGGAGCAGGCGCTGTGGGCAGTTATCATCTCCTTTATTCTGATGGCAATTGTCATATTTGCGGCATTCAGAAATTTTGTCCCTTCAGTGGCCGTTGTGATTTCCGCGCTCTCAGATATTATAATTACTGCTGCAATTATGGATGTTGTCGGGATAACTCTCTCACTTGGGACAACCGCAGCACTTCTGATGCTCATCGGTTATTCGGTTGACAGTGACGTTCTTCTTACAACGCGCCTCCTGAAGCGCAAAGGCAAACTTGAGGAGAAGATGTCCGGTGCGTTCAGAACCGGAATTATCATGACCAGTACAACATTCACTGCCGTTTTTGCGATGTTTATCGTTTCGGCTATAGGGAATGTTGTTATAATCAGGGATATATCAGCAGTGCTTCTCATCGGACTTGCCGTTGATGTTATGAACACCTGGATGCTCAATGCAGGGCTTCTTAAATGGTACATGACCAGAGGTGGAAGGAAATGA
- a CDS encoding endonuclease III domain-containing protein: protein MAGSVLTPQTKWQNVLKALNNLKSSGIYTFEDIAKAPDGTIQECIRCTGFYRMKTERLKAFAGFFCEKSSLPEYWEREDTEAIRRDLLSVKGVGKETADSILCYALARNSFVIDSYTEKICQCAGIPLKKDDLKEAVERVIPQDNSFYKKFHGWFVEYGKKYCNERKCENCAILNLKRQG, encoded by the coding sequence ATGGCCGGGTCAGTCCTGACGCCTCAGACAAAATGGCAGAATGTATTAAAGGCCTTAAATAATCTGAAATCATCCGGAATATACACCTTTGAGGATATAGCCAAAGCTCCGGACGGGACTATACAGGAGTGCATACGGTGCACAGGATTTTACAGGATGAAGACGGAGCGCCTGAAGGCATTTGCCGGATTTTTCTGTGAGAAGTCGTCCCTTCCGGAGTACTGGGAGAGAGAGGATACTGAAGCGATAAGAAGAGACCTTCTCTCGGTAAAAGGGGTAGGCAAAGAGACGGCAGACAGCATTCTCTGTTATGCCCTTGCAAGGAACAGTTTTGTGATTGACTCCTATACTGAGAAGATCTGCCAGTGCGCCGGAATTCCGCTCAAAAAAGATGACCTCAAAGAGGCGGTTGAAAGGGTAATCCCGCAGGATAATTCTTTTTATAAGAAATTTCACGGGTGGTTTGTAGAGTACGGAAAAAAATACTGTAACGAGAGGAAGTGTGAAAATTGCGCAATACTGAATTTAAAGAGACAGGGGTGA
- a CDS encoding helix-turn-helix domain-containing protein, translating to MEIEDQALKLIVDSPEGVLQSELWKLLKIDSRKCSRIVKKLLDSEKIDRLEHKSDGIKTYRLRQKKKILNPDLIMAGGELLPCVGCEEECSFEECPYLMDWMYQLAIEDYQEKSE from the coding sequence TTGGAAATTGAAGATCAGGCTTTAAAGCTTATTGTGGATAGTCCGGAGGGCGTGCTCCAGAGTGAGCTATGGAAACTGCTTAAGATAGACAGCAGAAAATGCTCAAGGATAGTTAAAAAACTGCTGGACAGCGAAAAGATTGACAGACTTGAACATAAATCAGACGGAATCAAAACATACCGCCTGAGGCAGAAGAAGAAAATTTTAAATCCTGACCTTATAATGGCCGGCGGAGAACTTCTACCATGTGTAGGCTGCGAAGAAGAATGCAGTTTTGAGGAATGCCCTTACCTCATGGACTGGATGTACCAGCTCGCTATTGAAGATTACCAGGAAAAATCAGAATAA
- a CDS encoding class 1 fructose-bisphosphatase → MITLENYLDSAEVAEDLKELIVLISKQALPIRNAFIENQSYAGTENKSGEVQAELDVWSDEHLINVLKKSSLVKELASEEQPEILKFENAKADYAVVMDPLDGSSLIQVNLCVGTIIGIYDNGRALNRGEDLAAAMYMLYGPMTVLVLTVGKGVYVFAMDGEERYIMLDGPVKMPEGKIYGSGALRKEWTLKHKRFIEEIEEDGGKLRYSGSFVADFHQVLKYGGVYCYPGTDKKPEGKLRLVFEANPIGFIAKQAGGAVSDGGTNLLTVKPEKADHKTPIYVGSAGLISKLESM, encoded by the coding sequence ATGATAACGCTTGAAAATTATCTTGATTCGGCAGAGGTTGCAGAGGATTTAAAAGAATTAATAGTTCTGATCTCAAAGCAGGCACTTCCAATAAGAAACGCATTTATTGAAAACCAGTCTTACGCAGGGACGGAAAATAAATCAGGGGAGGTCCAGGCAGAACTTGATGTCTGGTCTGATGAACATCTGATAAACGTCTTAAAAAAATCCTCTCTTGTAAAGGAGCTTGCCTCAGAAGAGCAGCCCGAAATATTGAAATTTGAGAATGCAAAAGCTGATTACGCCGTTGTAATGGACCCGCTTGACGGTTCTTCACTGATACAGGTCAATTTGTGTGTAGGAACTATCATCGGCATATATGACAACGGAAGAGCACTGAACAGAGGTGAAGATTTAGCGGCTGCCATGTATATGCTGTACGGCCCTATGACTGTGCTTGTCCTTACGGTTGGAAAAGGAGTCTATGTCTTTGCAATGGACGGGGAAGAGAGATATATAATGCTTGACGGCCCGGTTAAAATGCCGGAAGGAAAAATTTACGGCAGCGGTGCACTTCGTAAGGAATGGACACTTAAACATAAGAGATTCATAGAAGAGATAGAAGAGGACGGCGGTAAGCTCAGATATTCAGGTTCATTTGTTGCAGATTTCCACCAGGTGCTTAAATACGGCGGAGTTTACTGCTATCCCGGTACAGATAAAAAACCGGAGGGAAAACTGAGACTTGTATTTGAGGCAAACCCGATTGGTTTCATCGCAAAACAGGCAGGCGGTGCAGTATCGGACGGTGGCACAAATTTACTGACGGTAAAACCGGAAAAGGCAGATCATAAAACACCTATATATGTCGGCAGTGCAGGTTTAATCAGCAAACTTGAATCGATGTAA
- the aglJ gene encoding S-layer glycoprotein N-glycosyltransferase AglJ, whose product MEINKDEVCIFIPTLNEGPTIGGLIGTFRENGFKHILVIDGRSSDNTAEIAEYAGAKVIIQDSKGKGNAIIEAIEYFDRPYILMLDGDGTYLPEEAENMLKPLFEGSQHVIGNRLNNFEKGALSTLNLYGNQVINYLFKVAHGTYLFDILSGYRAFDIESIRRMKLKEAGFEIETEMAVEAVRNDQKISVVEISYLKRPGTETKLHPFKDGAKIISTIFKLARVSNPIFYFGFIGFIIAVLGVLIGIYVVIDWFASITHTELAILTVLLIVMGFQIFMFGVIADMLVSFNREMRDEIQRLRPPNPPM is encoded by the coding sequence ATGGAAATAAACAAGGATGAGGTCTGCATCTTCATCCCCACTCTTAATGAAGGGCCGACAATAGGCGGGCTGATTGGAACCTTCAGAGAAAACGGGTTTAAACATATTCTTGTAATTGACGGCAGAAGCAGTGACAACACTGCTGAAATAGCTGAATATGCCGGAGCAAAAGTAATAATACAGGATTCAAAAGGGAAAGGCAATGCAATAATTGAAGCAATAGAATATTTTGACAGGCCATATATACTGATGCTGGACGGGGACGGGACTTACCTTCCGGAAGAAGCGGAGAATATGTTAAAACCGCTGTTTGAAGGCTCTCAGCATGTCATAGGAAACAGGCTCAACAATTTTGAAAAGGGGGCGCTCAGTACTTTAAACCTCTACGGAAACCAGGTCATAAATTATCTCTTCAAAGTGGCGCACGGCACATATCTCTTTGACATCCTCTCCGGCTACAGGGCATTTGATATAGAATCAATAAGAAGAATGAAGCTGAAAGAGGCAGGTTTTGAGATCGAGACCGAGATGGCGGTTGAGGCCGTAAGAAATGACCAGAAGATCTCAGTAGTTGAGATATCATATCTGAAGCGGCCGGGAACCGAGACAAAGCTTCACCCGTTCAAAGACGGCGCAAAGATAATATCAACAATATTTAAGCTTGCAAGAGTGAGCAATCCTATCTTTTATTTCGGATTTATAGGGTTTATCATTGCAGTTCTTGGAGTATTAATCGGCATATATGTCGTAATCGACTGGTTTGCAAGTATCACACATACAGAACTTGCAATTCTGACAGTACTTCTTATTGTTATGGGGTTTCAGATCTTCATGTTCGGAGTTATAGCCGATATGCTTGTATCATTCAACAGGGAGATGAGGGATGAGATTCAGAGGCTCCGGCCGCCAAATCCGCCCATGTAA
- a CDS encoding CDC48 family AAA ATPase — MTDSHSPELTVKEAAHEDAGRGIARVSIDIMQALDLRSGDVVEISGKKKAAAMVWPGFSHDTRRGVIRIDGNLRSNIQTGIDEKVTIKKVEAKYAEKIVIHPTQPVALRGGEQYMTRLLAGRPVYQGQVFRVNIMGNALTFVISKIKPGGVAIVGPDTVVEIKETPYEPKEGEGKKDVPNVHYEDIGGLGRELDQVREMIELPLRHPEIFERLGIEPPKGVLLYGPPGTGKTLIAKAVANEVDANFITLSGPEIMSKYYGESEGKLREVFESAQENAPTIIFIDEIDSIAPKREETKGEVEQRVVAQLLALMDGLKGRGEVIVIAATNLPDSIDPALRRGGRFDREIEIGIPDRKGRLEIFQVHTRGVPLDLDDIEISKEEGQELSKTFAEYGEEEGKKFESEIKRKKFLDPFSSVTHGFVGADISLLVKEAAMHALREELKSLKTGEDIPIEIVERLKVTRADFDEALKHVEPSAMREVLVEIPNVSWEDIGGLEEVKKELTEAVEWPLKYPEIFEKFTTRPPSGILLFGPPGTGKTMLAKAIANKSESNFISVKGPELLSKWVGESEKGVRNIFRKARQASPSIIFFDEIDALLPKRGSYQESSHVTESVVSQILTELDGLEELKDVIVLGATNRPDMLDEAMMRPGRLDRIIYVPPPDITGREKIFEVYLKDARDLLATDIGVKELVEKTEGFVGADIEMIVREAKLGAMREFIAAMAERSDEEKADALANVRLTKKHFEDALKRVKGTLDKDSIEEYERKAWPVIYGYDERKELENAASLLKRAEYGDKSDEITKISKELSGMVYAPKKNFSEIQKLTEKLEELLENR, encoded by the coding sequence CGATGGTATGGCCCGGATTTTCACATGATACAAGACGGGGCGTAATCAGGATAGACGGAAATCTCAGAAGCAACATCCAGACAGGAATTGACGAGAAGGTAACCATAAAAAAGGTAGAGGCAAAGTACGCAGAAAAAATTGTAATTCACCCGACCCAGCCTGTAGCGCTCAGGGGCGGCGAGCAGTACATGACAAGGCTTCTTGCCGGCAGACCGGTTTACCAGGGCCAGGTATTCCGCGTAAATATCATGGGCAATGCCCTGACATTTGTCATATCAAAGATCAAACCCGGCGGGGTTGCAATTGTCGGCCCGGATACAGTCGTGGAGATAAAGGAGACTCCATACGAACCAAAGGAGGGTGAGGGCAAAAAGGACGTGCCAAATGTCCATTATGAGGATATAGGCGGACTTGGCAGAGAGCTGGATCAGGTACGCGAGATGATCGAACTCCCGCTCAGGCACCCTGAAATCTTTGAAAGACTCGGCATAGAGCCGCCAAAAGGAGTACTGCTCTATGGCCCGCCCGGTACCGGAAAGACCCTGATTGCAAAAGCGGTTGCAAATGAAGTGGATGCAAACTTCATAACACTCTCCGGCCCGGAGATTATGAGCAAATACTACGGAGAGAGTGAAGGTAAATTAAGGGAAGTCTTTGAATCGGCGCAGGAAAATGCCCCTACAATCATCTTTATTGATGAGATCGACTCAATTGCTCCAAAGAGGGAAGAGACAAAGGGCGAAGTTGAGCAGAGAGTTGTTGCACAGCTCCTTGCATTAATGGACGGCCTTAAGGGCAGAGGCGAGGTTATCGTCATCGCCGCAACAAACCTTCCCGACAGTATAGACCCTGCACTGAGACGCGGGGGCAGATTCGACCGTGAGATCGAGATCGGAATTCCGGACAGAAAAGGCAGGCTTGAGATCTTCCAGGTGCACACAAGAGGCGTACCGCTTGACCTTGATGATATTGAGATCTCTAAGGAAGAAGGCCAGGAGCTATCTAAAACCTTCGCAGAATACGGAGAGGAGGAAGGCAAAAAGTTTGAAAGTGAGATCAAAAGGAAAAAATTCCTTGATCCATTCTCAAGTGTCACTCACGGTTTTGTGGGCGCAGATATATCACTCCTGGTAAAGGAGGCTGCAATGCATGCCTTAAGGGAAGAGCTGAAATCTCTTAAAACCGGAGAAGACATCCCAATTGAGATTGTTGAGAGACTTAAAGTCACAAGGGCCGACTTTGATGAAGCTCTGAAACATGTCGAACCCTCGGCAATGCGCGAGGTTTTGGTTGAGATCCCAAATGTATCATGGGAAGACATCGGCGGTCTTGAAGAGGTCAAGAAAGAACTGACAGAGGCGGTGGAATGGCCCCTGAAGTACCCCGAAATCTTTGAAAAGTTCACAACCAGACCGCCAAGCGGCATACTGCTCTTCGGGCCGCCGGGAACAGGTAAAACAATGCTTGCAAAGGCAATCGCAAACAAGAGCGAGTCAAACTTCATATCCGTAAAAGGGCCGGAACTGCTCTCAAAATGGGTAGGTGAATCCGAGAAGGGCGTACGGAACATATTCAGAAAAGCGCGGCAGGCATCACCGTCCATCATATTCTTTGATGAAATTGATGCCCTGCTTCCAAAGAGAGGTTCATACCAGGAATCATCCCACGTCACAGAGAGTGTTGTAAGCCAGATACTCACTGAACTTGACGGCCTTGAGGAATTAAAGGATGTAATAGTCCTTGGAGCGACAAACCGTCCGGATATGCTTGATGAGGCAATGATGAGGCCGGGCAGGCTTGACAGGATTATATACGTTCCACCTCCCGACATTACAGGAAGAGAGAAGATATTTGAAGTATATCTCAAAGATGCCAGAGATCTCCTTGCAACCGACATCGGTGTGAAAGAACTTGTGGAGAAGACAGAAGGGTTTGTCGGTGCAGACATTGAGATGATAGTAAGGGAAGCAAAACTTGGTGCAATGCGTGAATTTATTGCAGCAATGGCAGAAAGATCAGATGAAGAGAAAGCCGATGCCCTTGCCAATGTAAGACTTACAAAGAAGCACTTTGAAGATGCACTTAAGAGAGTAAAGGGGACACTTGACAAAGATTCGATTGAGGAGTATGAAAGAAAAGCATGGCCTGTAATATATGGCTATGATGAGAGAAAAGAGCTTGAGAACGCAGCATCGTTACTGAAGAGAGCAGAGTACGGAGATAAATCAGATGAGATCACAAAAATCTCCAAAGAACTCTCAGGAATGGTCTATGCGCCAAAGAAAAATTTCAGTGAGATTCAGAAACTCACAGAAAAACTTGAAGAGCTGCTTGAAAACCGGTAA
- a CDS encoding archease, which yields MPFEEIDHTADYMFRCSGTTYDELFTSAAKAMFTLMFDSRKYAGISREISLEAASPESLLADFLSEILFIAEVDGIVFSDASISVEKSDSGYIISAQIKGESFNSDIHAGGTEIKGISRSEMDIINKEGTYYTDIIFDV from the coding sequence ATGCCTTTTGAAGAGATAGACCACACCGCAGATTATATGTTCAGGTGCTCCGGCACAACATATGACGAATTATTCACATCTGCTGCCAAAGCAATGTTCACCCTGATGTTTGATTCACGGAAATATGCCGGCATTTCAAGGGAGATATCTCTTGAAGCAGCATCTCCCGAATCACTTCTCGCAGATTTTTTATCTGAAATTCTCTTCATAGCCGAAGTTGACGGGATTGTCTTTTCTGATGCTTCAATCTCGGTTGAAAAGTCTGACAGCGGCTATATAATCTCTGCACAGATAAAAGGTGAGAGTTTTAACAGTGATATTCATGCCGGAGGCACGGAGATAAAAGGGATATCAAGATCAGAGATGGATATTATTAATAAAGAAGGGACTTATTACACAGACATAATTTTTGATGTCTGA
- a CDS encoding preprotein translocase subunit SecD: MSDEDSTLKKIFSDWRVIAMVLLVIFSIASIYILPPNFDNGLEGNLQLGLDLEGGSWIQLSFDSEVVRFSSDMTAGEFAGELSKKIDAEVIPFSADQIEIRKQISEAELRKIFDELGAQIISYDQGVSPETADDVKRILEDKVNSLGTKDAKINTIAGMNGIVHYMRIELAGTDIKTAQDIVSSQGKFEIRIQTDGEETDHVLFGNSVTSVSRPQQSPPGSGSWGVAFTLDDEGAAAFRASAIKYGAVSNPEAHELLMYLDGEEVYHAPLSTDLASKLMKGTVRDLSASTGSGEESLEEAQKLEIHLRAGALPVDVSIAGSGSVPAALGDYFKMVCIIAGILALIAVGVTVYFRYHEPSIVLPMVMTNVVEIIILLGIARYIQQLDLAAIAGIIAVLGTGIDQLIVITDEVLHEGRVPSPNVYLKRLKRALGIILVAAATVIFAMLPLIVMDLSSLKGFAIVTILGVVIGVLVTRPAYGKIIMAVLSKKPS, encoded by the coding sequence ATGAGTGATGAAGACAGTACTTTAAAGAAAATATTTTCAGACTGGCGTGTTATTGCCATGGTTCTGCTTGTCATCTTTTCAATTGCAAGCATATACATCCTGCCGCCGAATTTCGACAACGGACTTGAGGGCAACCTTCAGCTCGGACTTGATCTCGAAGGCGGTTCGTGGATACAGCTCTCCTTTGATTCTGAGGTAGTGCGGTTCTCATCCGATATGACTGCCGGTGAGTTTGCCGGTGAATTATCAAAGAAGATCGATGCTGAGGTGATCCCGTTCAGTGCGGACCAGATTGAAATCCGGAAACAGATCTCTGAGGCTGAACTCCGCAAAATCTTTGACGAACTCGGCGCTCAGATAATATCCTACGATCAGGGCGTCTCTCCTGAGACAGCGGACGATGTCAAGAGAATTCTTGAGGATAAGGTAAACAGTCTAGGTACAAAGGACGCAAAGATCAACACCATCGCAGGAATGAACGGCATAGTCCACTACATGAGAATTGAACTGGCGGGCACCGACATTAAGACCGCACAGGACATTGTCAGTTCCCAGGGTAAATTTGAGATAAGAATTCAGACCGATGGTGAGGAGACTGACCATGTTCTCTTTGGAAACAGTGTCACAAGCGTCTCAAGGCCTCAGCAGTCACCTCCGGGGAGCGGCAGCTGGGGTGTTGCATTCACACTTGATGACGAAGGTGCGGCTGCATTCCGTGCATCGGCAATAAAATACGGTGCTGTGAGCAATCCTGAAGCTCATGAACTTCTGATGTACCTTGACGGAGAAGAGGTCTATCATGCTCCTCTGTCAACAGATCTGGCTTCCAAGCTCATGAAAGGGACAGTCCGTGATCTCAGTGCTTCTACCGGAAGCGGTGAGGAAAGTCTTGAAGAAGCTCAGAAACTTGAGATTCACCTGCGTGCCGGTGCACTTCCGGTTGATGTCAGCATTGCCGGTTCAGGATCAGTCCCTGCTGCGCTTGGTGACTACTTCAAGATGGTCTGTATTATTGCAGGAATTCTGGCACTTATAGCAGTCGGAGTCACTGTATATTTCCGCTATCATGAACCTTCAATTGTCCTTCCGATGGTAATGACAAATGTTGTGGAGATAATAATTCTGCTCGGAATTGCACGATATATCCAGCAGCTTGATCTTGCAGCTATTGCCGGTATCATTGCAGTTTTGGGTACGGGTATTGATCAGCTCATCGTCATCACTGACGAGGTGCTGCATGAGGGTCGTGTACCATCTCCCAATGTCTATCTGAAGCGCTTAAAGAGGGCACTTGGAATAATACTTGTTGCCGCGGCTACGGTAATTTTTGCAATGCTTCCGCTGATTGTGATGGATTTATCCTCACTCAAGGGTTTTGCAATCGTTACAATACTTGGCGTTGTAATTGGCGTATTAGTCACAAGACCGGCGTATGGAAAGATAATTATGGCAGTTTTGTCAAAAAAGCCGTCATAA
- a CDS encoding LSM domain-containing protein, giving the protein MVNSIVLPIKKVYALTESRINVEIKDDGRKLKGVLAAVDEHLNIHMDQATEYINDERGRNLGTVVIRGSNILTIAPEI; this is encoded by the coding sequence ATGGTAAACAGCATTGTATTGCCCATAAAAAAAGTCTATGCCCTGACTGAATCCAGAATTAATGTTGAGATTAAAGATGACGGACGGAAATTAAAGGGAGTATTAGCCGCCGTTGATGAACATCTCAATATACATATGGATCAGGCCACTGAATATATAAATGATGAGAGGGGCAGGAATCTTGGTACAGTCGTTATCAGGGGCAGCAACATATTAACAATTGCTCCTGAAATCTAA
- a CDS encoding class II aldolase/adducin family protein, which translates to MRNTEFKETGVRLFSEGLVGGNFGNISVRGVSDDGRDGFFITSSGSYLDEEDDLKFVDMKGNPDTGASSEWRVHHRIYSRSPEISAIVHAHPAMSVAASFYYDEIIPNDSEGKMLCPKIPVRTGEPGTEELAENIASAVSISPVAIARGHGTFACAGTLKEAYLLTSIAEHACRVIYYMGGFGGRSL; encoded by the coding sequence TTGCGCAATACTGAATTTAAAGAGACAGGGGTGAGGCTTTTTTCAGAAGGCCTTGTCGGCGGGAATTTTGGTAATATAAGTGTACGCGGTGTTTCAGATGACGGCCGGGATGGTTTTTTCATAACATCGTCCGGTTCATACCTCGATGAGGAGGATGACCTTAAATTTGTGGACATGAAAGGAAATCCGGATACAGGGGCATCGAGTGAATGGCGTGTTCATCACCGGATATACAGCAGATCGCCGGAAATATCTGCGATAGTGCATGCCCATCCTGCCATGTCGGTTGCAGCCTCTTTTTACTATGACGAAATTATCCCTAACGACAGTGAGGGAAAGATGCTCTGCCCGAAAATTCCGGTCAGGACCGGAGAACCGGGCACAGAAGAACTTGCAGAGAATATAGCCTCTGCAGTCAGCATATCTCCGGTGGCGATTGCCAGGGGGCACGGGACATTTGCCTGTGCCGGGACTCTTAAAGAGGCCTATCTTCTGACATCAATTGCTGAGCATGCATGCAGGGTGATCTATTACATGGGCGGATTTGGCGGCCGGAGCCTCTGA
- a CDS encoding DUF2551 domain-containing protein, translated as MRSAADLKKEIEKRLKNYLSRDKDGIRRELLNIFVKVKSVTVEDTHNKLKERFAISYQSVASMIGIIASKMGILHIIKARDNDQTQYVLKDQYADLVARVVGAGT; from the coding sequence ATGAGGTCAGCGGCTGATCTAAAAAAGGAGATTGAAAAACGTCTCAAAAATTATCTTTCCAGGGATAAAGACGGCATACGTCGTGAGCTGCTGAATATCTTCGTTAAGGTCAAATCAGTGACTGTCGAGGATACACATAATAAGCTTAAAGAGAGATTTGCGATATCTTATCAGTCTGTTGCATCAATGATTGGAATTATCGCCTCTAAGATGGGGATCCTCCATATAATTAAAGCAAGAGACAATGATCAGACGCAGTATGTTCTGAAAGATCAGTATGCCGATCTGGTGGCGCGTGTAGTTGGCGCGGGCACCTGA
- a CDS encoding endonuclease dU: MNTAKSGIRILGVAESTVRGAGRSVACGIVMRRDLIVDGICYGSITVGGYDGTESVADLFFSLNRSDINCIMLSGAVVSWFNIINPDDLADKTGLPVIAVTYEDSKGLAEDIARHFPGDSRRMAEYERLGRRTPVDLKTGYRVFIRTSGVDIRDATMICNSMTLQGRIPEPLRLARISAKSCFDFLSRRYMV, from the coding sequence ATGAATACTGCGAAATCCGGCATAAGAATTCTTGGTGTTGCTGAAAGCACTGTGAGGGGCGCGGGCAGATCTGTTGCCTGTGGTATTGTTATGAGGAGGGATCTCATTGTGGACGGGATCTGTTACGGCAGCATAACGGTTGGGGGATATGACGGAACAGAGTCTGTAGCTGATCTCTTCTTCTCTCTGAACAGAAGTGATATTAACTGTATAATGCTCTCCGGAGCAGTCGTCTCGTGGTTCAATATCATAAACCCCGATGACCTTGCCGATAAGACCGGACTGCCGGTAATTGCGGTGACTTACGAGGATTCCAAAGGACTTGCTGAGGATATTGCACGTCATTTTCCGGGTGACAGCAGGAGAATGGCTGAATATGAAAGGCTTGGCAGAAGAACTCCTGTTGATCTGAAGACCGGTTACCGGGTTTTCATCCGGACGTCCGGTGTGGATATAAGAGATGCCACTATGATATGTAACAGTATGACTCTTCAGGGAAGGATACCTGAACCGCTCCGTCTTGCCCGGATAAGTGCAAAAAGCTGCTTTGATTTCCTCAGCCGGAGGTATATGGTATAA
- the trxA gene encoding thioredoxin translates to MSKPILMDFFAEWCGPCKMQTPILNELKNLMGDSVEIKKIDVDQNMELAVKYGIQVVPTLVIEKDGKVEHRLEGVTPLETLRAFLEKLI, encoded by the coding sequence ATGTCAAAACCAATTTTAATGGATTTTTTTGCTGAATGGTGTGGTCCGTGTAAGATGCAGACTCCTATTCTGAATGAATTAAAAAATCTCATGGGTGATTCTGTAGAGATTAAGAAGATTGATGTTGACCAGAATATGGAACTTGCAGTGAAGTACGGCATACAGGTGGTTCCTACTCTTGTAATAGAGAAAGACGGCAAGGTTGAGCACCGCCTTGAAGGCGTAACCCCTCTTGAAACCCTCAGGGCCTTTCTTGAGAAACTGATCTGA